AACCGTGTCGAACGGCGCCCACTGACCTACGGTTTCTCTGTTTCCGCAGGTCAGCGGGCACGGCCGCTTACCTTGACACGGTAGAGGTCACAGGTTCAATCCCTGTATCGCCCACCAGTTATACACACTGGTCAGATGCCCCGTCGGTGATCATCACCGGCGGGGTTCTCTGCGTTGGTGGGAGCATTCTGGGAGCAACCGATCATGGTGTGATTCTGCTCTCGGTATGTGTTCTGGGGAGTCGGACTCGGTAGTGCTCACCGTGGATCGCTCCCACCGTCGCTGAAGTCCGACGAGCATCCGGTCGATCATGTCCTGCGTCACATGCGAGTAGATCCCCGCGACGCCGCGCATCCGATGCCCGAGCCGCTCGTGTTGCAGAACCTCGGGAACGGCGTCCTCAAGGAGCCACGTCTTGTGTGTGTGCCGCAGATCATGGAAGCGGAATCCGGGCAACAGCGGCGCCCATCCGCGCCGAGGAAGCC
This genomic stretch from Actinoalloteichus hoggarensis harbors:
- a CDS encoding tyrosine-type recombinase/integrase yields the protein MDARSGALHEIGGHVELGPPKKPASVRLVHLPPFLRDSLRTHRGEQDHEHVFTGADGGVLRRSNFRDRFWVPAVAGLPRRGWAPLLPGFRFHDLRHTHKTWLLEDAVPEVLQHERLGHRMRGVAGIYSHVTQDMIDRMLVGLQRRWERSTVSTTESDSPEHIPRAESHHDRLLPECSHQRREPRR